The Culex pipiens pallens isolate TS unplaced genomic scaffold, TS_CPP_V2 Cpp_Un0003, whole genome shotgun sequence genome includes a region encoding these proteins:
- the LOC120430795 gene encoding 40S ribosomal protein S3-like, producing the protein FIHRILELNAEKVATRSLCTIAQAESLCYKLIGGLAVRRACYGVLRFIMESCAKGYEVVVSGKLRGQCSKSMKSVDGMMIHSDNPCKEYSATATPLRQGELGIQVKIMLPWDPNGYIGPKEPLSDNVEMVEPKDEIMYNTPCSEPKNKPSALKLGAGRTVEVVECPR; encoded by the coding sequence tttATCCACCGCATCCTGGAGCTGAACGCCGAGAAGGTCGCTACGCGCAGTTTATGCACCATCGCCCAGGCTGAGTCGCTGTGCTACAAGCTGATCGGAGGTCTGGCCGTGCGTCGTGCCTGCTACGGTGTGCTGCGCTTCATCATGGAGTCCTGCGCCAAGGGTTACGAGGTTGTCGTGTCCGGAAAGCTGCGCGGTCAGTGTTCCAAGTCGATGAAGTCCGTCGACGGAATGATGATCCATTCCGACAATCCGTGCAAAGAGTACTCCGCCACGGCCACGCCGCTGCGCCAGGGAGAGCTCGGAATCCAGGTCAAGATTATGCTGCCGTGGGACCCGAACGGCTACATCGGCCCCAAGGAGCCGCTGTCGGACAACGTGGAAATGGTGGAGCCCAAGGACGAGATCATGTACAACACGCCCTGCAGCGAACCCAAGAACAAGCCGTCGGCGCTGAAGTTGGGAGCCGGTCGAACCGTCGAGGTAGTTGAATGTCCAAGATAA
- the LOC120430796 gene encoding 40S ribosomal protein S3-like has product LIHRILELNAVVKKRFVELNAEKVATRSLCTIAQAESLCYKLIGGLAVRRACYGVLRFIMESCAKGYEVVVSGKLRGQCSKSMKSVDGMMIHSDNPCKEYSATATPLRQGELGIQVKIMLPWDPNGYIGPKEPLSDNVEMVEPKDEIMYNTPCSEPKNKPSALKLGAGRTVEVVECPR; this is encoded by the coding sequence ttaATCCACCGCATCCTGGAGCTGAACGCCGTCGTGAAGAAGCGATTCGTCGAGTTGAACGCCGAGAAGGTCGCTACGCGCAGTTTATGCACCATCGCCCAGGCTGAGTCGCTGTGCTACAAGCTGATCGGAGGTCTGGCCGTGCGTCGTGCCTGCTACGGTGTGCTGCGCTTCATCATGGAGTCCTGCGCCAAGGGTTACGAGGTTGTCGTGTCCGGAAAGCTGCGCGGTCAGTGTTCCAAGTCGATGAAGTCCGTCGACGGAATGATGATCCATTCCGACAATCCGTGCAAAGAGTACTCCGCCACGGCCACGCCGCTGCGCCAGGGAGAGCTCGGAATCCAGGTCAAGATTATGCTGCCGTGGGACCCGAACGGCTACATCGGCCCCAAGGAGCCGCTGTCGGACAACGTGGAAATGGTGGAGCCCAAGGACGAGATCATGTACAACACGCCCTGCAGCGAACCCAAGAACAAGCCGTCGGCGCTGAAGTTGGGAGCCGGTCGAACCGTCGAGGTAGTTGAATGTCCAAGATAA